TATCTTCGGTACGCCAGGTGTGAGCTGGACGGAACTGAAGACCAGTTGCCCACCACGCGCCACCTGCATCTGTGTCATTTCATATATAAACATCTGCATGAGCTGTTCTATCTCTTCATACGATAGCCCTTCAAGATAAGGTGCAATAAATACGAGGAAATTGAAGAACCCCTGCCCGCCTGCAAAATTCGTCTGCGCGGAACCAAGTATCTTAACAGCATGGAGGATAGCAACTTCCGGCTTCTTCGCCGGTCCTGCTACTGACGCCTTTGTACCTGTACCATCAGGCATCAGCCCGTAATAGAAGAAGTAGCGTAAATCCCAGTCCTGACAGAACCCGCGTGTACCAAAATATTCAAGGTCGTGTATATGTAAGTCCCCACTCAGATGCGCATCCGCTAACTTCGGCGGCAGTAGCAACAAATATTGCTCTTTGCATATCTTATCCGCTTTCTTCTTATGCGAGGTCTCCGCATTATCCTGTAGATTCGCATTCTCATTTGCTTCAAAACCCTCGCCTATATCTATGAGGTGGGCATCATAGACCGGCGTGCCCACACGAGTACATACATTTCGCCATTCCAGCTTTTTGTACTCCTCCAGTAAGATCTGGTTTACTATCTCGCGCACGAGAGGACCTGATAGCTGTGTTATACCCATCGTTTTTATCTTCGATTCCGCCCTCTTCGCTATATCCCGCGCCTCCTCCTCGTTTATCCCGGGGCACCCATAAAAATCCTCACTCAGTTTCGTCTCACGTAAAAGTTGATTCACTATCGCATCCCTATCCCAATCCAGGATATGGCCATCGCTGGTTCTTACTTTCGGGAACCGCAATGCCATACCATCCAGAGTCGTCTGTATCGTATCCTTATCCTTACCAAATCGTTTTCTCATTTCTATCTTCTATACCTCCTCAATTTTCTCCTTCTTTCCCTTCATCAATCAATTTTTTAAGCGTTTCCACCTTCAAATCCTCACCATCAAATAGCTCCTCATGAGTGATAAATGTAGAACCAACCTGGAGAACGGGAGTAATAAGCGTGAATACACCGTTCATTCTCAGTTCGGTGAGTGCTTCAGGAGTTGTAATATCCACATCTTCATATTTCACGCCTGCCGCAGCTAAAAAATCCTTCACCTGCTTGCAATGCGGACAAACTTTTGTTGAATAGACTCTTATCATCTTCCCTCTATA
The Methanophagales archaeon DNA segment above includes these coding regions:
- a CDS encoding glutaredoxin family protein, which produces MIRVYSTKVCPHCKQVKDFLAAAGVKYEDVDITTPEALTELRMNGVFTLITPVLQVGSTFITHEELFDGEDLKVETLKKLIDEGKEGEN